From Paraburkholderia sabiae, a single genomic window includes:
- a CDS encoding autoinducer 2 ABC transporter substrate-binding protein yields the protein MKLTRLSAALATGALALGVIAAAQAATNETIVTVVKVTGINWFNRMDEGVKEFAKDNPGVQAYQTGPGRADAAQQLKIIEDLIAKKVTAIAVVPYDPPTLEPALKKAMDRGIKVVTHEADNEKNTMVDIEAFDNSAYGAGLNERLASCMKQDGKWAVLVGSLGSRSQVQWADGGINNAKAKYPKMNLVEPKLETNNDGEKAYEVAKEVLRKHPDLKGFQGSSSLDVIGIGRAVEEAGLQGKICVYGTGLPTEAGKFLESGAVNGIAFWDPKLAGLAMNKVAQMLVDGKTVQNGADLGIPGYTKVTVEKGPGKGIIVRGQGWVNVDKSNYKQYNF from the coding sequence ATGAAACTGACCCGACTGAGCGCTGCCCTTGCAACGGGCGCACTCGCGCTTGGCGTGATCGCCGCTGCGCAGGCCGCCACCAACGAAACGATCGTCACGGTCGTCAAGGTGACGGGGATCAACTGGTTCAACCGGATGGACGAAGGCGTCAAGGAGTTCGCGAAGGACAACCCCGGCGTGCAGGCGTATCAGACGGGCCCGGGCCGCGCCGACGCCGCGCAGCAATTGAAGATCATCGAAGACCTGATCGCGAAGAAAGTGACGGCCATTGCCGTCGTTCCGTACGATCCGCCGACGCTCGAACCCGCGCTGAAGAAAGCGATGGATCGCGGCATCAAGGTCGTCACGCATGAAGCGGACAACGAGAAGAACACGATGGTCGACATCGAAGCGTTCGACAACTCCGCGTATGGCGCAGGCCTGAACGAGCGCCTTGCATCGTGCATGAAGCAGGATGGCAAGTGGGCCGTGCTGGTCGGCTCGCTGGGCAGCCGTTCGCAGGTGCAATGGGCTGATGGCGGCATCAACAACGCGAAGGCGAAGTACCCGAAGATGAATCTCGTCGAGCCGAAGCTCGAAACGAACAACGACGGCGAGAAAGCGTATGAAGTCGCGAAGGAAGTGCTGCGCAAGCATCCGGATCTGAAGGGCTTCCAGGGCTCGTCGTCGCTGGATGTGATCGGCATTGGCCGCGCGGTCGAAGAAGCGGGCCTGCAAGGCAAGATCTGCGTATACGGCACGGGCCTGCCGACGGAAGCGGGCAAATTCCTCGAAAGCGGCGCTGTGAACGGCATCGCGTTCTGGGATCCGAAGCTCGCCGGTCTCGCGATGAACAAGGTCGCGCAGATGCTGGTCGACGGCAAGACCGTGCAGAACGGTGCTGACCTCGGCATTCCGGGCTACACGAAGGTGACGGTCGAGAAGGGTCCGGGCAAGGGCATCATCGTGCGCGGCCAGGGCTGGGTCAACGTCGACAAGTCGAACTACAAGCAGTACAACTTCTGA
- a CDS encoding Hsp20/alpha crystallin family protein → MSDTQVTRRDESAVNRNAARAQERRATVTPPVDIVEDSKAVTLWADLPGVSKDKLDIRVHDGSLTIEGESAVPAGLNVRLSHAEVRAPLFARRFTISDDFDTSKIEANLKDGVLKLVIPRREQAQPRRIDVNVG, encoded by the coding sequence ATGAGCGACACTCAAGTGACCCGGCGCGACGAAAGCGCAGTGAACCGCAACGCAGCGCGCGCGCAGGAACGGCGTGCGACCGTGACGCCGCCCGTCGACATCGTCGAAGACAGCAAGGCCGTGACGCTATGGGCCGATCTGCCTGGCGTGTCGAAGGACAAGCTCGACATTCGCGTGCACGACGGCAGTCTGACGATCGAAGGCGAGTCGGCTGTGCCCGCGGGGTTGAATGTGCGGCTCTCGCATGCCGAAGTGCGCGCGCCCTTGTTCGCGCGGCGCTTCACGATCAGCGACGACTTCGACACGTCGAAGATCGAAGCAAACCTGAAGGACGGCGTGCTGAAGCTCGTCATTCCGCGCCGCGAACAGGCGCAGCCGCGACGCATCGATGTGAACGTCGGCTAA
- a CDS encoding RbsD/FucU family protein: MLKNLDPLLNADVLHALRAMGHGDELVICDVNFPGDSVARESVTGKLLRLDGVDAPRAIRAVLSVLPLDTFVDDPALRMEVVGEPNTVPAVQREAQDEVNKAEGRDVPFVGIERFAFYARAKKAYCVIATGEQRGYGCFVFKKGVLLAPDAPASKG; this comes from the coding sequence GTGCTGAAGAATCTGGACCCGCTGTTGAACGCCGATGTGCTGCACGCGCTGCGCGCGATGGGCCACGGCGATGAACTGGTGATTTGCGACGTCAACTTTCCGGGCGACTCGGTCGCGCGGGAGTCCGTCACGGGCAAGCTGTTGCGGCTCGATGGCGTCGATGCGCCGCGCGCGATTCGCGCGGTGCTCTCGGTGTTGCCGCTCGATACGTTCGTCGACGACCCTGCGCTGCGCATGGAAGTGGTCGGCGAGCCGAACACGGTTCCCGCCGTGCAGCGCGAAGCGCAGGACGAAGTGAACAAGGCAGAAGGGCGCGACGTGCCGTTCGTCGGCATCGAACGTTTCGCGTTCTATGCTCGCGCGAAGAAAGCGTACTGCGTGATCGCGACGGGCGAGCAGCGCGGCTACGGCTGCTTCGTGTTCAAGAAGGGCGTGCTGCTTGCGCCCGACGCACCTGCTTCGAAGGGATGA
- a CDS encoding DUF72 domain-containing protein: MAVKIGISGWRYDGWRGVFYPQGLAQKRELEFASRAVDTIEINGSHYSLQGIGSYLSWYDATPDGFTFSVKGPRYLTHMLRFRDETARPAIANFFASGVLALRDKLGAFLWQFPPNFRFAPESFEAFLALLPRDVEAAAALARTHDGRVKEPWCEVDSNRRLRHAIEIRHASFCVPEFVALLRKHKAALVVSDAVAGWPYAEDVTSDFVYMRLHGSETLYGGAYTDKALDRFAARIDAWSHGSEPEDAVRIAQRAAPSRRARDVLVYFDNDKKVEAPFDSARLKRRLVPSAATAQMNNVGHAT; encoded by the coding sequence ATGGCCGTGAAGATCGGGATTTCGGGCTGGCGGTACGACGGCTGGCGCGGCGTGTTCTATCCGCAGGGATTGGCGCAGAAGCGCGAACTCGAATTCGCGTCGCGCGCCGTCGATACCATCGAAATCAACGGCTCGCATTACTCGCTGCAAGGCATCGGCAGCTATCTGTCGTGGTACGACGCGACGCCCGACGGTTTTACGTTCAGCGTCAAGGGCCCGCGCTATCTCACGCACATGCTGCGCTTTCGCGACGAGACGGCGCGGCCCGCGATCGCGAATTTCTTTGCATCCGGCGTGCTCGCGCTGCGTGACAAGCTGGGCGCATTCCTCTGGCAATTTCCGCCGAACTTCAGGTTCGCGCCCGAATCGTTCGAAGCGTTCCTTGCGCTGCTGCCGCGCGATGTCGAAGCGGCCGCGGCGCTCGCGCGTACGCATGATGGCCGCGTGAAAGAACCCTGGTGTGAGGTCGATTCGAACAGACGTCTGCGGCATGCGATCGAGATTCGCCATGCGAGTTTCTGCGTGCCGGAATTCGTCGCATTGTTGCGCAAGCACAAAGCGGCGCTCGTGGTCTCCGACGCCGTGGCAGGCTGGCCCTATGCCGAAGACGTGACGAGCGATTTCGTCTACATGCGCCTGCACGGCAGCGAAACGCTGTACGGCGGCGCGTATACCGACAAAGCGCTCGACCGTTTCGCCGCACGTATCGACGCATGGTCACACGGCAGCGAGCCGGAAGATGCCGTGCGTATCGCACAACGCGCAGCGCCCTCGCGTCGTGCGCGCGACGTGCTTGTCTATTTCGACAACGACAAAAAAGTGGAAGCGCCCTTCGACTCAGCGCGACTCAAGCGGCGCCTGGTTCCATCGGCTGCAACGGCGCAGATGAACAACGTCGGGCACGCAACCTGA
- the rbsK gene encoding ribokinase, with protein MAMQQKEGRVVILGIYVTDLTFRADRMPLIGETVAGNAFKMGPGGKGSNQAVAAARAGADVVFVTRIGNDAFGAIARSTWDAEGITARASVIDGASTGAAHIFVDDITGKNAIIVASGAAGMMNAGDVDAIEADIASARVFVTQLEQPVSAARRGLEVARKHGVTTVFNPAPALPLDDSIFPLCDYITPNESETAALTGIEVRNVDDARRAADVLLKKGVRNVIVTLGEAGALLHSAEQSVFVPAFQCGRVVETAGAGDGFTGGFAAALARGTDAVEAMRFGCALAGISVTRPGTAPSMPMLAEVNEVLAQAGHTLSTH; from the coding sequence ATGGCCATGCAACAGAAAGAAGGCCGCGTCGTCATTCTCGGCATCTACGTGACCGACCTCACGTTTCGCGCTGACCGTATGCCGCTGATCGGTGAAACGGTCGCGGGCAACGCGTTCAAGATGGGGCCGGGCGGCAAGGGCTCGAATCAGGCCGTCGCGGCGGCGCGCGCGGGCGCGGACGTGGTGTTCGTCACGCGCATCGGCAACGATGCATTCGGCGCAATCGCGCGCTCGACGTGGGACGCCGAAGGCATTACGGCGCGCGCGTCGGTGATCGACGGCGCATCGACGGGCGCGGCGCATATTTTCGTGGACGACATCACGGGCAAGAACGCGATCATCGTCGCATCGGGCGCAGCGGGCATGATGAACGCGGGCGACGTCGACGCGATCGAAGCCGATATCGCGTCGGCGCGCGTGTTCGTCACGCAACTCGAGCAACCCGTTTCGGCTGCGCGGCGTGGACTCGAAGTCGCGCGCAAGCATGGCGTGACGACGGTGTTCAATCCCGCGCCCGCGTTGCCGCTCGACGACAGCATCTTTCCGCTGTGCGACTACATCACGCCGAACGAATCGGAGACGGCCGCGCTGACGGGCATCGAAGTCCGCAACGTCGACGATGCGCGCCGTGCCGCCGATGTGCTGCTGAAAAAGGGCGTGCGCAACGTGATCGTCACGCTCGGCGAAGCGGGTGCATTGCTGCATTCGGCTGAACAATCGGTGTTCGTGCCCGCGTTCCAATGCGGGCGTGTCGTCGAAACAGCAGGTGCAGGCGATGGCTTCACAGGCGGCTTTGCGGCGGCGCTCGCGCGCGGCACGGATGCCGTCGAAGCGATGCGCTTCGGTTGCGCGCTGGCAGGCATTTCGGTGACGCGCCCCGGCACCGCGCCGTCGATGCCGATGCTCGCCGAAGTCAACGAAGTGCTGGCGCAAGCTGGTCATACGCTTTCAACGCATTGA
- a CDS encoding ABC transporter permease, whose protein sequence is MKSSLSAGLFHDRQLNFLLAVNVLVVLLATWISHGQFVSIDNLQSMGGQLPELGLLALGIMLSMVSGNGGIDLSGVGLANLSGMVAALIVPKFISGDDSPMLYTSVFCVIVVCMGAIGGFINGVVIARLRLTPILCTLGTQLLFTGCAVVLSNGASVHVDYVEPLSDIGNGTWFQVPVAFVIFIAAVVVLGWLLRRSPFGLRLYLMGTNPKAAFYTGIPRARMLILTYTMCGILASLAGLISVAHTSSAKWDYGNSYLLIAILIAVMGGVNPAGGYGRIVCVFFAATVLQFLSSFFNLLGVSQFFGDCAWGFLLLASLAFAGGERVRAIFGFAQPNQRR, encoded by the coding sequence ATGAAGTCCTCGCTTTCCGCCGGCCTCTTTCACGACCGGCAACTGAATTTTCTGCTGGCCGTCAACGTGCTCGTCGTGCTGCTTGCGACGTGGATTTCGCACGGCCAGTTCGTTTCGATCGACAACCTGCAGTCGATGGGCGGTCAGTTGCCTGAACTCGGGCTGCTCGCGCTCGGCATCATGCTGTCGATGGTATCGGGCAACGGCGGTATCGATCTGTCGGGCGTCGGGCTCGCGAATCTTTCGGGCATGGTCGCCGCGCTGATCGTGCCGAAGTTCATCAGTGGCGACGATTCGCCGATGCTCTATACCAGCGTGTTCTGCGTGATCGTCGTCTGCATGGGCGCGATTGGCGGCTTTATCAACGGCGTGGTGATCGCGCGCCTGCGTTTGACGCCGATTCTCTGCACGCTCGGCACGCAACTGCTGTTCACGGGCTGCGCGGTCGTGCTGAGCAACGGCGCATCGGTGCACGTCGATTACGTCGAGCCGCTGTCGGATATCGGCAACGGCACGTGGTTTCAGGTGCCCGTCGCATTCGTGATCTTCATCGCGGCCGTCGTTGTGCTCGGCTGGCTGCTGCGGCGCAGCCCGTTCGGCTTGCGTCTGTATCTGATGGGCACGAATCCGAAAGCAGCGTTCTACACGGGCATTCCACGCGCACGCATGCTGATTCTCACGTACACGATGTGCGGCATTCTCGCGTCGCTCGCGGGCCTGATCAGCGTCGCGCATACGTCGAGCGCAAAGTGGGACTACGGCAATTCGTATCTGCTGATCGCGATTCTCATCGCCGTGATGGGCGGCGTGAATCCGGCGGGCGGTTATGGCCGCATCGTCTGCGTGTTTTTTGCCGCGACGGTGCTGCAGTTCCTGTCGAGCTTCTTCAATCTGCTCGGCGTTTCGCAGTTCTTCGGCGATTGCGCGTGGGGTTTTCTGCTGCTGGCATCGCTCGCGTTTGCGGGCGGCGAGCGCGTGCGCGCAATCTTCGGTTTCGCGCAGCCGAATCAGAGGCGCTAG
- a CDS encoding Hsp20/alpha crystallin family protein — protein sequence MSDFYFGNDLFGELDRLQRHMSGVFGGGFPASIRSSRAGAFPGLNIGTTEDAIEIVAFAPGIDPSKLELSIDKGLLTIAGERTAVREEGARAYAQERFKGTFRRVVELPQQADPDNVQARYTDGLLVIKVGKREASKPRAITVQ from the coding sequence ATGAGTGACTTCTATTTCGGCAACGATCTGTTCGGCGAACTCGACCGTTTGCAGCGGCATATGTCGGGCGTATTCGGCGGCGGCTTCCCTGCCAGCATCCGTTCGAGCCGCGCGGGTGCGTTCCCCGGTCTCAACATCGGCACGACGGAAGACGCGATCGAGATCGTTGCATTCGCACCCGGCATCGATCCTTCAAAGCTCGAACTATCGATCGACAAGGGTCTTCTGACCATCGCCGGCGAGCGCACGGCAGTGCGGGAAGAAGGCGCGCGAGCCTATGCGCAGGAACGCTTCAAGGGCACGTTCCGCCGCGTCGTCGAATTGCCGCAGCAAGCGGATCCCGACAACGTGCAGGCGCGTTATACCGACGGCCTGCTGGTGATCAAGGTCGGCAAGCGCGAAGCGTCGAAGCCGCGTGCGATTACGGTTCAATAA
- a CDS encoding aldehyde dehydrogenase family protein produces the protein MSVAEYFSSMEYGPAPEDDQPARAWLAQHDATFGHFVDGGWRAPAAGERFASHEPATGEFLAQIAQGDAADIDAAVAAARAAQPAWFALGGAGRARHLYALSRMVQRHSRLFAVLEALDNGKPIRETRDIDIPLVSRHFLHHAGWAQLQDSEFKDFAPLGVIGQIVPWNFPLLMLAWKIAPAIATGNCVVLKPAEYTPLTALLFAELAQRAGLPKGVLNVVTGDGRTGAALVEHPGVDKIAFTGSTEVGRMIRAATAGTGKSLTLELGGKSPFIVFDDADLDGAVEGVVDAIWFNQGQVCCAGSRLLVQEGVAARFIDKLKRRMATLRVGPSLDKSIDIGAIVDKMQLERIASLVEAGRREGCEIYQSAEANVPSDGCFYPPTLVTGVAPASTLAQEEIFGPVLVTMTFRTPDEAVALANNTRYGLAASIWSETIGRALDIAPRLACGVVWVNATNLFDAAVGFGGYRESGYGREGGREGLYEYVKPKAWLAREERRPVHRVTSSSTVHDVQEGADVFAIDRTAKLFIAGKQARPDSGYTLPVYGADGVVVGEVGDGNRKDIRNAVAAARGASKWSQATAHNRAQVIYYLAENLAVRAQEFAHQLVKRTGVSEAEARREVDASVTRLFTYAAWADKFDGAVHAPPLRCVALAMNEPLGVIGVACPDEAPLLSFVSLIGPALAMGNRVVVLPSSSSPLTVTDFYQVVETSDVPAGVLNIVTGERGALLSALAKHDDVDALWCFGSAKDSALAERESVGNLKRTFVDHGRAFDWFDTSSEGPAFLRHATQVKNIWIPYGD, from the coding sequence ATGAGCGTAGCCGAGTATTTTTCATCGATGGAGTACGGTCCCGCACCGGAGGACGATCAACCCGCGCGCGCGTGGCTCGCGCAGCATGACGCGACGTTCGGTCATTTCGTCGACGGTGGATGGCGCGCGCCCGCAGCGGGCGAGCGCTTCGCATCGCACGAACCGGCGACGGGCGAATTCCTCGCGCAGATCGCGCAGGGCGATGCAGCGGATATCGATGCCGCCGTCGCCGCCGCGCGCGCTGCACAGCCCGCCTGGTTCGCGCTGGGTGGCGCGGGCCGCGCAAGGCATCTGTATGCGCTGTCGCGGATGGTGCAGCGTCACAGCCGACTCTTCGCCGTGCTCGAAGCACTCGACAACGGCAAGCCGATCCGCGAAACGCGCGACATCGATATCCCCCTTGTTTCAAGGCACTTTCTGCATCACGCAGGCTGGGCGCAACTGCAGGACAGCGAGTTCAAGGACTTCGCGCCGCTCGGCGTGATCGGCCAGATCGTGCCGTGGAATTTCCCGCTGCTGATGCTCGCGTGGAAGATTGCGCCCGCCATCGCGACGGGCAACTGCGTCGTGCTGAAGCCCGCCGAATACACGCCGCTCACCGCGCTGCTGTTCGCCGAACTCGCGCAACGCGCAGGCTTGCCGAAGGGCGTGCTGAACGTGGTGACGGGCGACGGACGCACGGGTGCTGCGCTCGTCGAACATCCCGGCGTCGACAAGATCGCGTTCACGGGGTCCACGGAAGTGGGCCGCATGATTCGCGCAGCGACGGCGGGCACGGGCAAATCGCTGACGCTCGAACTGGGCGGCAAGTCGCCGTTCATCGTGTTCGACGACGCGGATCTCGACGGCGCAGTGGAAGGTGTCGTCGACGCGATCTGGTTCAACCAGGGACAAGTGTGCTGCGCGGGCTCGCGTCTGCTCGTGCAGGAAGGCGTGGCTGCGCGTTTTATCGACAAGCTCAAGCGCCGCATGGCGACTTTGCGTGTCGGTCCGTCGCTGGACAAGAGCATCGACATCGGCGCGATCGTCGACAAGATGCAGCTCGAGCGGATCGCTTCGCTCGTCGAAGCGGGGCGCCGCGAAGGCTGCGAGATCTATCAGTCGGCGGAAGCGAACGTGCCTTCAGACGGCTGCTTCTATCCGCCGACGCTCGTTACGGGTGTTGCGCCTGCATCGACGTTGGCGCAGGAAGAAATCTTCGGCCCCGTGCTCGTGACGATGACGTTCCGCACGCCCGACGAAGCCGTTGCGCTCGCGAACAACACGCGCTACGGCCTCGCCGCGAGCATCTGGAGCGAGACGATCGGCCGCGCGCTCGATATCGCGCCGCGCCTCGCGTGCGGCGTCGTGTGGGTCAACGCGACGAATCTGTTCGATGCCGCTGTCGGTTTCGGCGGTTATCGCGAGTCGGGTTATGGACGCGAAGGCGGCCGTGAAGGTCTCTATGAATACGTGAAGCCGAAAGCATGGCTTGCGCGCGAAGAGCGTCGTCCCGTGCATCGTGTGACGTCGTCGTCGACAGTGCATGACGTGCAGGAAGGCGCCGATGTGTTCGCCATCGACCGCACCGCGAAGCTCTTCATCGCCGGCAAGCAGGCGCGGCCGGACAGCGGTTATACGTTGCCCGTGTATGGTGCCGATGGTGTGGTCGTCGGCGAAGTGGGCGACGGCAATCGCAAGGACATTCGCAATGCTGTTGCGGCGGCGCGCGGCGCGTCTAAATGGTCGCAGGCCACCGCGCACAATCGCGCGCAGGTGATCTACTACCTGGCGGAAAATCTTGCCGTGCGCGCGCAGGAATTCGCGCATCAACTGGTCAAACGTACGGGTGTGAGCGAAGCCGAAGCGCGCCGCGAAGTGGATGCATCGGTGACGCGTCTCTTCACGTATGCTGCATGGGCCGACAAGTTCGACGGCGCGGTGCATGCGCCGCCGTTGCGTTGCGTGGCGCTTGCGATGAACGAGCCACTCGGTGTGATCGGCGTGGCATGCCCGGACGAAGCGCCGCTGCTGTCTTTCGTTTCGCTGATTGGCCCTGCGCTCGCGATGGGCAATCGTGTCGTTGTGTTGCCGAGTTCGTCGAGTCCGCTTACAGTGACCGACTTCTATCAGGTGGTCGAGACGTCGGATGTGCCTGCGGGCGTGCTCAACATCGTGACGGGCGAACGCGGTGCGCTGCTGTCGGCGCTCGCGAAGCACGACGACGTGGATGCGCTGTGGTGCTTCGGTTCCGCGAAAGATTCGGCGCTGGCCGAACGTGAGTCGGTGGGCAACCTGAAGCGCACGTTCGTCGATCATGGCCGCGCGTTCGACTGGTTCGATACATCGAGCGAAGGCCCGGCGTTTCTGCGCCATGCAACACAAGTCAAGAATATCTGGATACCGTATGGCGACTGA
- a CDS encoding nuclear transport factor 2 family protein, which yields MNAHTALIDRYFDAWNETDAGRRRELISASWASDAVYVDPLLSGNGHDGIDAMIRAVHERFPQHTFRRTTDVDGFANRLRFSWELLTPSGTSIVKGSDFGVVDTHGRLQSVTGFLDEAPGAA from the coding sequence ATGAACGCGCATACCGCACTGATCGACCGTTACTTCGACGCCTGGAACGAAACCGACGCCGGCCGCCGTCGCGAACTGATCTCGGCCAGTTGGGCCAGCGACGCCGTCTATGTCGATCCGCTGCTGTCCGGCAATGGACACGACGGCATCGACGCAATGATCCGCGCCGTCCATGAGCGCTTTCCGCAGCACACGTTCCGCCGCACGACGGACGTGGACGGCTTCGCCAACCGGCTGCGCTTTTCGTGGGAATTGCTGACGCCGTCAGGCACTTCGATCGTGAAGGGCTCCGACTTCGGTGTCGTCGATACGCACGGCCGGTTGCAGTCCGTGACGGGCTTTCTCGATGAAGCGCCGGGCGCTGCCTGA
- a CDS encoding tetratricopeptide repeat protein, producing MNHDIAQSLADAQQKFTAGQYDEAAALLNGILSVDPNHNEALEALGYVAAKQGDYARAADYAWRAAQPASTNPQQLHFAAHICQLAGRHADSLVLFERVLTAFPDHAESLHGAAMSLVATGEHARALQRLARLAQRYPQSAEVQYNRGTLLGQMERYDEELAAYRQAIALKPNFVRAYVNLGVALRDLHRFDEALQQFKKAVSIDTNDAGARTNRAQTNLLLGEFEHGWREYEWRWLDGTMSHGLPDATLWTGKQPLDGKTLLVHAEQGFGDTLQFIRFVGRLSAMGARVIVRVQDALLPLLRGFPGTAEVIGETMPLPAFDYHIPMLSLAFALKVRETDLRIESPYVHADQQLAAQFADGFAQDDARPRVGIVWSGSRTHLNDRNRSIPLAQCMPLFDARAQFVSLVKDVREGDRAAVDELVARGVLRDVSDRLTSFAETAALVAQLDIVIAVDTAVAHLAAALGKPVWIALPFTPDWRWQLKREDSPWYPQMRLFRQAKRNEWSDVVQQLRAALDAES from the coding sequence ATGAATCACGATATCGCCCAAAGCCTCGCCGACGCGCAGCAGAAGTTCACCGCCGGTCAATACGACGAAGCAGCGGCGCTGCTGAACGGCATCCTGTCCGTCGATCCCAACCACAACGAAGCACTCGAAGCGCTCGGCTATGTCGCCGCGAAGCAGGGCGATTACGCGCGCGCGGCGGACTATGCGTGGCGCGCCGCGCAACCCGCATCGACAAATCCACAGCAGCTTCATTTCGCCGCGCACATCTGCCAGCTCGCGGGGCGTCACGCCGATTCGCTCGTGTTGTTCGAGCGCGTTCTCACAGCATTTCCCGATCACGCCGAATCGCTGCATGGCGCTGCGATGTCGCTCGTCGCAACGGGCGAGCATGCGCGTGCGCTGCAACGGCTCGCGCGTCTCGCACAACGTTATCCGCAATCGGCTGAAGTGCAGTACAACCGCGGCACGCTGCTCGGTCAAATGGAGCGCTATGACGAAGAGCTTGCTGCTTATCGTCAGGCGATCGCACTCAAGCCGAACTTCGTGCGCGCGTATGTGAATCTCGGTGTCGCGTTGCGCGATCTGCATCGCTTCGACGAAGCCTTGCAGCAGTTCAAGAAAGCCGTATCGATCGATACGAACGATGCCGGCGCGCGCACCAACCGCGCACAGACCAACCTGCTGCTAGGCGAGTTCGAACATGGCTGGCGCGAATACGAATGGCGCTGGCTCGACGGCACGATGAGTCACGGCTTGCCCGACGCGACGCTGTGGACGGGCAAGCAGCCGCTCGACGGCAAGACGCTGCTCGTGCATGCCGAGCAGGGTTTCGGCGATACGTTGCAGTTCATTCGATTCGTCGGGCGTTTAAGCGCGATGGGTGCTCGCGTGATCGTGCGCGTGCAGGATGCGCTGTTGCCGCTGTTGCGAGGATTTCCCGGTACCGCTGAGGTGATCGGCGAAACCATGCCGCTGCCCGCATTCGACTATCACATTCCGATGCTCAGTCTCGCGTTCGCGCTGAAAGTGCGCGAAACCGATTTGCGCATCGAAAGCCCGTACGTTCATGCCGATCAACAACTGGCCGCTCAATTCGCCGATGGGTTCGCACAAGACGATGCGCGTCCGCGCGTCGGCATCGTGTGGTCGGGCAGCCGTACGCATCTGAACGACCGCAACCGTTCGATTCCGCTCGCACAATGCATGCCGCTGTTCGATGCGCGTGCGCAGTTCGTGTCGCTCGTAAAGGATGTGCGTGAAGGCGATCGCGCTGCAGTCGATGAACTCGTGGCGCGTGGCGTGTTGCGCGATGTGTCCGATCGTTTGACGTCGTTCGCGGAGACCGCCGCGCTCGTCGCGCAACTGGATATCGTGATCGCCGTCGATACTGCCGTCGCGCATCTGGCGGCTGCGCTCGGCAAGCCGGTATGGATCGCGTTACCGTTCACGCCCGACTGGCGCTGGCAACTGAAGCGCGAAGACAGTCCGTGGTATCCGCAGATGCGCCTGTTCCGTCAAGCGAAGCGCAACGAGTGGAGCGATGTCGTGCAACAACTGCGGGCCGCGCTGGATGCTGAAAGTTAG
- the deoC gene encoding deoxyribose-phosphate aldolase: MPEAPTQSSSVVALRRAAHLHPVRNPGVPFDLAWLDGLRVNQSAVERRTSTLGTRRTVKKDAQAAWLLKAITCIDLTTLSGDDTEGRVRRLCAKARQPVRADILAALDVPSHSITTGAVCVYHRYVAAAVDALRGSGIPVAAVSTGFPAGLIPHPLKLKEIEASVADGAQEIDIVVTREYVLTGNWQALYEEVRDFRAACGDAHLKAILATGDIQTLSNVARASMICMMAGADFIKTSTGKEGVNATLDVSLVMARMIREYHARTGILIGFKPAGGVSNAKTALSYQILMKEELGRPWLEPELFRFGASSLLADIERQLEHHATGRYSAFNRHPVA; the protein is encoded by the coding sequence ATGCCTGAAGCTCCTACGCAGTCTTCGTCGGTGGTCGCGCTGCGGCGCGCAGCCCATCTTCATCCCGTACGCAATCCCGGCGTGCCTTTCGATCTCGCGTGGCTCGACGGGCTGCGCGTGAACCAGTCGGCTGTCGAACGTCGCACGTCGACGCTGGGCACGCGCCGCACCGTCAAGAAGGATGCGCAGGCTGCGTGGCTGCTGAAGGCCATCACCTGCATCGATCTCACGACGCTGAGCGGCGACGACACGGAAGGCCGTGTGCGACGTCTGTGCGCGAAAGCGCGGCAGCCTGTACGCGCCGATATCCTCGCCGCGCTCGACGTGCCGTCGCACAGCATCACGACGGGCGCCGTGTGCGTGTATCACCGCTACGTTGCGGCCGCCGTCGATGCGTTGCGCGGCAGCGGTATTCCCGTTGCTGCTGTATCGACGGGCTTTCCTGCCGGTCTCATTCCGCATCCGCTGAAGCTGAAAGAGATCGAGGCGTCGGTGGCCGATGGCGCGCAGGAAATCGACATCGTCGTGACGCGCGAATATGTGCTTACGGGCAACTGGCAGGCGCTCTACGAAGAAGTGCGCGACTTCCGCGCCGCATGCGGCGACGCGCATCTGAAAGCGATTCTCGCGACAGGCGATATCCAGACGCTGTCGAACGTTGCGCGCGCGTCGATGATCTGCATGATGGCGGGCGCCGATTTCATCAAGACGTCGACGGGTAAAGAGGGCGTCAATGCGACGCTCGACGTGTCGCTCGTGATGGCGCGCATGATTCGCGAATACCACGCGCGCACCGGCATCCTGATCGGCTTCAAGCCTGCGGGCGGCGTGTCGAATGCGAAGACGGCGCTGTCGTATCAGATCCTGATGAAAGAAGAACTCGGCCGTCCGTGGCTCGAACCCGAACTGTTCCGCTTCGGCGCGTCCAGTCTTCTCGCCGATATCGAACGCCAGCTCGAGCACCACGCGACTGGCCGCTATTCCGCCTTCAACCGTCACCCCGTTGCCTGA